One part of the Vicugna pacos chromosome 20, VicPac4, whole genome shotgun sequence genome encodes these proteins:
- the NELFE gene encoding negative elongation factor E isoform X1 produces the protein MLVIPPGLSEEEEALQKKFNKLKKKKKALLALKKQSSSSTASQALSEQPVVDTATATEQAKQLVKSGAISAIKAETKNSGFKRSRTLEGKLKDPEKGPVPTFQPFQRSVSADDDLQESSRRPQRKSLYESFVSSSDRLRELGPDGEEAEGPGAGDGPPRSFDWGYEERGGAHSSASPPRSRSRDRSRERNRDRDRERDRDRDRDRDRDRDRDRDRDRDRDRDRDRDRDRDRDRDRDREGPFRRSDSFPERRAPRKGNTLYVYGEDMTPTLLRGAFSPFGNIIDLSMDPPRNCAFVTYEKMESADQAVAELNGTQVESVQLKVSIARKQPMLDAATGKSVWGSLAVQNSPKGCHRDKRTQIVYSDDVYKENLVDGF, from the exons ATGTTGGTGATACCCCCCGGACTgagcgaggaggaggaggctctGCAGAAGAAATTCAACAAACTCAAGAAAAAG AAAAAGGCATTGCTGGCTCTGAAGAAgcaaagcagcagcagcacagcCAGCCAAG CACTGTCAGAGCAGCCTGTGGTGGACACAGCCACAGCAACAGAGCAGGCAAAGCAGCTGGTGAAGTCAGGAGCCATCAGTGCCATCAAGGCCGAGACCAAGAACTCAGGCTTCAAACGTTCTCGAACCCTAGAGGGAAAGTTAAAG GACCCTGAGAAGGGGCCAGTCCCCACTTTCCAGCCATTCCAGAGGAGTGTATCTGCCGACGACGATCTGCAGGAG TCGTCCAGACGTCCCCAGAGGAAATCTCTGTATGAGAG TTTTGTATCTTCCAGTGATCGGCTTCGGGAACTGGGGCCAGATGGGGAAGAGGCAGAGGGCCCAGGGGCTGGTGATGGCCCCCCTCGAAGCTTTGACTGGGGTTATGAAGAACGTGGTGGTGCCCACTCCTCAGCCTCCCCACCCCGAAGCCGCAGCCGGGACCGCAGTCGTGAGCGGAACCGGGACCGAGACCGGGAACGGGACCGAGACCGGGACCGGGACCGGGACAGAGACCGGGACAGAGACCGCGATCGAGACCGGGACAGGGATCGGGACAGGGACCGAGACCGAGATCGAGACCGGGACAGGGATCGGGACCGAGAGGGCCCTTTCCGCA GGTCGGACTCGTTCCCTGAACGCCGGGCCCCGCGGAAGGGGAATACTCTCTATGTGTATGGAGAAGACATGACGCCCACCCTCCTCCGTGGGGCCTTCTCTCCCTTTGGAAACATCATTGACCTCTCCATGGACCCACCCAGAAA CTGTGCCTTCGTCACTTATGAAAAGATGGAGTCAGCAGATCAGGCCGTTGCTGAG CTCAACGGGACCCAGGTGGAATCCGTACAGCTCAAAGTCAGCATTGCCCGAAAACAGCCCATGCTGGATGCTGCCACTGGCAAGTCTGTCTGGGGCTCCCTGG cTGTCCAGAATAGCCCTAAGGGTTGCCACCGGGACAAGAGGACCCAGATTGTCTACAGTGATGACGTCTATAAGGAAAACCTTGTGGACGGCTTCTAG
- the NELFE gene encoding negative elongation factor E isoform X2 — protein sequence MLVIPPGLSEEEEALQKKFNKLKKKKKALLALKKQSSSSTASQGGVKRSLSEQPVVDTATATEQAKQLVKSGAISAIKAETKNSGFKRSRTLEGKLKDPEKGPVPTFQPFQRSVSADDDLQESSRRPQRKSLYESFVSSSDRLRELGPDGEEAEGPGAGDGPPRSFDWGYEERGGAHSSASPPRSRSRDRSRERNRDRDRERDRDRDRDRDRDRDRDRDRDRDRDRDRDRDRDRDRDRDRDREGPFRRSDSFPERRAPRKGNTLYVYGEDMTPTLLRGAFSPFGNIIDLSMDPPRNCAFVTYEKMESADQAVAELNGTQVESVQLKVSIARKQPMLDAATGKSVWGSLAVQNSPKGCHRDKRTQIVYSDDVYKENLVDGF from the exons ATGTTGGTGATACCCCCCGGACTgagcgaggaggaggaggctctGCAGAAGAAATTCAACAAACTCAAGAAAAAG AAAAAGGCATTGCTGGCTCTGAAGAAgcaaagcagcagcagcacagcCAGCCAAGGTGGTGTCAAACGCT CACTGTCAGAGCAGCCTGTGGTGGACACAGCCACAGCAACAGAGCAGGCAAAGCAGCTGGTGAAGTCAGGAGCCATCAGTGCCATCAAGGCCGAGACCAAGAACTCAGGCTTCAAACGTTCTCGAACCCTAGAGGGAAAGTTAAAG GACCCTGAGAAGGGGCCAGTCCCCACTTTCCAGCCATTCCAGAGGAGTGTATCTGCCGACGACGATCTGCAGGAG TCGTCCAGACGTCCCCAGAGGAAATCTCTGTATGAGAG TTTTGTATCTTCCAGTGATCGGCTTCGGGAACTGGGGCCAGATGGGGAAGAGGCAGAGGGCCCAGGGGCTGGTGATGGCCCCCCTCGAAGCTTTGACTGGGGTTATGAAGAACGTGGTGGTGCCCACTCCTCAGCCTCCCCACCCCGAAGCCGCAGCCGGGACCGCAGTCGTGAGCGGAACCGGGACCGAGACCGGGAACGGGACCGAGACCGGGACCGGGACCGGGACAGAGACCGGGACAGAGACCGCGATCGAGACCGGGACAGGGATCGGGACAGGGACCGAGACCGAGATCGAGACCGGGACAGGGATCGGGACCGAGAGGGCCCTTTCCGCA GGTCGGACTCGTTCCCTGAACGCCGGGCCCCGCGGAAGGGGAATACTCTCTATGTGTATGGAGAAGACATGACGCCCACCCTCCTCCGTGGGGCCTTCTCTCCCTTTGGAAACATCATTGACCTCTCCATGGACCCACCCAGAAA CTGTGCCTTCGTCACTTATGAAAAGATGGAGTCAGCAGATCAGGCCGTTGCTGAG CTCAACGGGACCCAGGTGGAATCCGTACAGCTCAAAGTCAGCATTGCCCGAAAACAGCCCATGCTGGATGCTGCCACTGGCAAGTCTGTCTGGGGCTCCCTGG cTGTCCAGAATAGCCCTAAGGGTTGCCACCGGGACAAGAGGACCCAGATTGTCTACAGTGATGACGTCTATAAGGAAAACCTTGTGGACGGCTTCTAG